From Patescibacteria group bacterium, a single genomic window includes:
- a CDS encoding DUF559 domain-containing protein: MVQVWPLLKAFFPLIEFVLILLVLKIVVEEIYYRFFYKDESVSKLRHQPTLEAKKLNEELTKLGYNSELEKWDGHKHIDIAVVPAKTNIEIDGSYHNYRASSALRDLERTFYSLEKGYITLRIPNSLVRYKLAETVKYVDKILKIRTNVNI, translated from the coding sequence ATGGTTCAAGTTTGGCCGTTATTAAAAGCATTCTTTCCGCTAATTGAGTTCGTCTTGATATTGTTGGTATTAAAAATAGTAGTGGAAGAAATATATTATAGATTTTTTTATAAAGATGAGTCTGTTTCAAAATTACGTCATCAGCCTACCCTAGAGGCTAAAAAATTAAATGAGGAACTTACAAAACTTGGTTATAATTCTGAATTAGAAAAATGGGACGGGCACAAACATATTGATATTGCTGTTGTGCCTGCTAAAACTAACATAGAAATTGATGGGTCATATCATAATTACAGAGCTAGTTCTGCTTTGAGGGATTTGGAACGAACATTTTATTCACTTGAAAAAGGTTATATCACGTTAAGGATACCAAACTCGTTAGTTAGATATAAACTGGCAGAAACTGTAAAATATGTAGACAAAATTTTAAAGATAAGGACAAATGTCAATATCTGA
- a CDS encoding DUF4190 domain-containing protein, whose translation MTNQTDQTIKNDKIAVASFVLGIISIFLWELSIFPLLALILGIVGIVRTNKSGAGMWMAITGTVLGILFLIVRLNH comes from the coding sequence ATGACAAATCAAACAGATCAGACAATAAAAAATGATAAAATTGCGGTAGCTAGTTTTGTATTAGGAATTATTTCCATATTTCTTTGGGAATTAAGTATTTTCCCGTTGTTGGCTCTTATACTTGGCATAGTGGGAATTGTGCGCACAAATAAAAGTGGAGCCGGTATGTGGATGGCTATAACTGGTACTGTTCTGGGCATTCTTTTTTTGATCGTTAGATTAAATCATTAA
- a CDS encoding phage/plasmid primase, P4 family — translation MTFVKAAPIQQVMTRFANKHKDKLVYVKEYSAFYLRHPKYEYFTSAFKTKEDIYHFLAGELEMEYLISNSSITRSTFENAVLWLKNKCPLINEFNSSQIMFSDKKVLNVRTLEIADYKPEDFIFYYINCHAPQPKENCPIFKQFLNQILVQESEDGKFSPDPEIINLVQEMFGYYLIDIIEPPTAFFLVGDGANGKSTLLFVLEQLAGGEEFIMSNSIENLTTTPFAKSELRFRRLNVCSEEQSKYLRSDNFKAMVEGTRIHADIKFVDPISFKPKTKHIFATNRIPSFDSIDYGLKRRIKIIPFKRKFLPHETDKTLKTLDFRDSKFFPELPAIISWAMEGARRLINKDYTFSPCRATEESMIDYQNNVSSVAMFIEENFEHANDPDAEFISLNRLFQLYTIWCKRSGKKPFGKNTFIDELSHLKIKSFTGRDNKENGGKTTVKGRHLDMKGETEMRWCGDYFPDVR, via the coding sequence ATGACCTTCGTAAAAGCGGCCCCAATACAACAAGTTATGACCAGATTCGCTAATAAACATAAAGACAAGCTTGTCTACGTAAAAGAATATAGTGCCTTTTACCTTCGCCATCCGAAATATGAGTACTTTACGTCGGCATTCAAAACCAAAGAAGATATTTACCACTTTTTGGCTGGTGAACTGGAGATGGAATATCTTATCAGTAATTCATCAATAACTAGATCAACCTTTGAAAATGCAGTTTTGTGGTTAAAAAACAAGTGCCCATTAATAAATGAGTTCAATTCATCACAAATAATGTTCAGCGATAAAAAAGTTCTCAATGTGAGGACTCTTGAAATCGCAGACTACAAACCCGAAGATTTCATTTTCTACTACATAAACTGCCACGCGCCGCAACCAAAAGAAAATTGCCCAATTTTTAAACAATTCCTTAATCAAATTTTGGTGCAGGAAAGTGAAGATGGCAAATTCAGTCCTGATCCGGAAATCATAAATTTAGTGCAAGAAATGTTCGGCTATTATCTAATAGATATAATCGAACCACCCACAGCGTTTTTCCTGGTCGGTGATGGAGCCAACGGCAAAAGTACACTGCTCTTTGTATTGGAGCAGTTGGCCGGCGGAGAGGAATTTATCATGAGTAATTCAATCGAAAATTTGACAACCACGCCGTTTGCTAAATCGGAGTTGCGCTTCAGGCGTTTAAACGTCTGTTCGGAAGAACAATCAAAATACTTACGCTCGGATAATTTTAAAGCGATGGTTGAAGGTACAAGAATACATGCAGACATAAAATTTGTCGATCCAATTTCCTTCAAGCCAAAAACCAAACACATCTTTGCAACTAATCGCATTCCATCTTTCGATTCAATTGATTATGGGCTCAAGAGAAGGATAAAAATCATACCATTTAAACGTAAGTTTCTTCCGCACGAAACCGATAAAACACTTAAAACCTTGGATTTTCGCGATTCTAAGTTTTTCCCAGAGCTGCCGGCTATTATCAGCTGGGCAATGGAGGGCGCCCGACGGCTAATCAATAAAGACTATACATTTTCTCCGTGCCGGGCCACTGAAGAGTCAATGATTGATTACCAGAATAACGTATCATCCGTAGCTATGTTTATAGAAGAAAATTTTGAACATGCCAATGATCCTGATGCTGAATTTATCTCGCTTAATAGATTATTCCAATTGTATACCATATGGTGTAAACGCAGTGGTAAAAAACCTTTTGGAAAGAACACCTTCATTGATGAATTGAGTCATTTAAAAATTAAAAGTTTTACCGGACGAGACAATAAAGAGAATGGTGGTAAAACAACTGTAAAAGGTCGGCATCTAGATATGAAAGGGGAAACTGAGATGCGCTGGTGTGGTGATTATTTTCCGGATGTAAGATAA
- a CDS encoding WYL domain-containing protein, producing the protein MSRREYVPTFNWKGVELKSESPKSDINKLLNFSEHPEKYATGTDSANEKLSYLESIKHKFNEEQLTTYTAARKRFDLALALKKEAMVQKVDHSAMLVEAFKNHRSIKIRYKGSWRMIDPYSLNNTYVVAYCHLARDIRTFRVDRIQDVELLESFNFNKFLQTTAESKLVEAPKYKGYQRY; encoded by the coding sequence ATGTCACGACGTGAGTATGTGCCGACATTCAATTGGAAAGGGGTGGAATTAAAGAGTGAATCGCCAAAAAGTGATATTAATAAACTTTTAAATTTTTCAGAGCACCCAGAGAAATACGCTACAGGGACCGATAGTGCGAATGAAAAACTAAGTTATTTGGAGAGCATTAAACATAAATTTAATGAAGAACAATTAACGACCTACACTGCGGCACGTAAAAGATTTGATCTGGCACTTGCCTTAAAAAAGGAAGCTATGGTCCAAAAGGTTGATCATAGTGCTATGTTAGTGGAGGCATTTAAAAACCACAGGTCGATAAAAATTCGCTATAAGGGTTCGTGGAGAATGATTGACCCCTATTCTCTCAATAATACTTATGTTGTAGCTTACTGTCACCTTGCACGTGATATTCGTACCTTTAGAGTGGATAGAATTCAAGATGTGGAACTTTTAGAGAGTTTTAATTTTAATAAATTTTTACAGACGACAGCAGAATCTAAACTTGTGGAAGCCCCTAAATATAAAGGATACCAGAGGTACTGA
- a CDS encoding ATP-dependent DNA helicase, which produces MSFESRYKDLNKEQRLAVDTIDGPVLVIAGPGSGKTELLSLRVANILKNSDVYPTNILCLTFTDSAAKNMMERLSGLIGINAHKVAIYTFHSFALSIMHRFREDFYNYQQMNSADEIIQIETLSDILETIPLSDAFSTKGPDGTYLYIKSIRDRIDKLKKAGITPEEYAKILKINEISYTTIEKIIIPFFEERMSKSVREKIPDLLTEINSIVLQPGDIQHTSFLDYKELIISSLTSAYEKAVEENCTKPLTVWKEEWLKRDSDSKELHLKDTHQLKRNQTLAQIYNKYQSALATAGYIDFNDMIIDVINVLKKKKGILAQLQEQYQYILVDEFQDTNDAQMSIIHLLVDNPVNEGRPNIMVVGDDDQSVYKFQGADINNILQFKKRYPDTKLITLVKNYRSTPAIVDFAQLVISQGEDRLSTRFKEIEKKLEAVNPNIPDGEIIAHTFDTALHEYAYVAHEIQEKIEHGVNPNDIAVIARNHKHLEIIARYLQSKVIPIRYERQRNVLEESHIQQLILLARLIQSIATKNINYQDDLLPRVLSFPFFDLERQTLWELSIEAHKNQKNWISTMLENHNVKLQSVAKWLIDLATQADTSSMDSLIDIMIGPPENKDFFSSPFRQFYFSKERFETDPRKYLQFLSSLNTFINTVRSYCAKSKAPRISDLLDCVDVYQKNCLPITDTSPYLSGTEAVTLLVAHKAKGLEFDTVFVINCQNNIWAKSQGADLIAFPKNLPIDSSGDTFDDYLRIFFVALTRAKHHLYVTSYTREENGKDALQVPFLEPNLFKDFKHNILAHHQETTLSDTIATLENNVFPTLGPIATDERPVLQPLIDEYAMSVTHLNNFLDVTKGGPYYFFEQNFLHFPQAKSASMAYGTAMHKTTESIYAYLKEKNFLPTLQEVDLMLSEKMEKEAMSELDLTKYLEKGKDAWKVYFDVAIKHFDVSHWIETDFKLQHVMIDKAQITGKIDKIIPNEEEKLLEVYDFKTGKYHRDWDGKDIYKKIQLYSYKRQLMFYKLLIEGSRDYSKYTVHRGCLEFLTPTMDNEIVVLPYDITDEDVERLKKIIIAVYKKIQRLDFPDVSKYEQSLEGIVMFENDLIAGNI; this is translated from the coding sequence ATGTCATTTGAATCGCGTTATAAAGATCTAAACAAAGAACAAAGACTTGCTGTTGATACTATCGATGGTCCTGTTTTAGTTATTGCTGGTCCAGGATCTGGTAAAACAGAGCTTTTAAGTTTACGTGTAGCAAACATCTTAAAAAATAGCGATGTATATCCCACAAATATTTTATGCCTTACGTTTACCGATTCAGCAGCAAAAAACATGATGGAACGTTTATCTGGACTTATAGGTATTAATGCACATAAAGTAGCAATTTACACTTTCCACAGTTTTGCACTTAGTATAATGCACAGATTCCGAGAAGATTTTTATAACTATCAACAAATGAACTCTGCGGATGAAATAATTCAGATCGAAACTCTATCTGATATTTTAGAGACAATACCACTTTCAGATGCCTTTAGTACAAAAGGACCCGATGGTACTTACTTGTACATCAAAAGTATAAGAGATAGAATTGACAAATTAAAAAAAGCCGGTATTACTCCTGAAGAGTATGCAAAAATATTAAAAATAAATGAAATTAGTTATACAACAATTGAAAAAATTATAATTCCTTTTTTTGAAGAGCGCATGTCGAAAAGCGTGCGAGAGAAAATTCCAGATTTATTAACAGAAATAAATTCAATTGTTTTACAACCTGGTGATATTCAGCACACAAGTTTTCTTGATTATAAAGAATTGATAATTTCATCTCTTACGTCGGCTTATGAAAAAGCAGTTGAAGAAAATTGTACAAAACCTTTAACCGTATGGAAAGAAGAATGGCTTAAGAGAGATTCGGATTCAAAAGAGTTGCACCTTAAGGATACACACCAACTAAAAAGAAACCAGACACTTGCACAAATATACAATAAATATCAATCAGCCTTGGCCACCGCGGGTTATATTGATTTTAATGACATGATTATTGATGTTATTAATGTACTGAAAAAGAAAAAAGGTATTCTCGCACAACTTCAAGAACAGTATCAATATATTTTGGTTGATGAATTTCAAGATACAAATGATGCTCAAATGAGCATTATTCATCTTTTAGTTGATAATCCGGTTAATGAAGGCAGGCCCAATATTATGGTCGTGGGTGATGATGATCAGTCTGTTTATAAATTTCAAGGTGCGGATATAAATAACATTTTGCAATTCAAAAAAAGATATCCGGATACCAAATTAATTACTCTGGTTAAGAACTATCGGTCAACTCCTGCAATTGTTGATTTTGCACAATTGGTTATATCACAAGGGGAGGATAGACTATCTACGCGCTTTAAAGAAATAGAAAAGAAATTAGAAGCGGTTAATCCAAATATTCCTGATGGGGAAATTATTGCCCACACGTTCGATACTGCGTTACATGAATATGCATATGTAGCACATGAAATTCAGGAAAAAATTGAACATGGAGTCAATCCAAACGATATAGCTGTGATTGCAAGGAACCATAAGCACCTAGAAATAATTGCACGTTACCTTCAATCAAAGGTGATCCCAATAAGATATGAAAGGCAGCGGAACGTTTTAGAAGAATCGCACATTCAACAACTTATTTTATTGGCGCGATTAATCCAGTCAATTGCTACTAAAAATATTAACTATCAAGATGACTTGTTACCGAGAGTTTTATCGTTTCCATTTTTTGATTTGGAACGTCAAACATTATGGGAATTATCAATTGAGGCACACAAGAATCAGAAAAATTGGATTAGTACGATGCTAGAAAATCATAACGTTAAGCTTCAGTCTGTAGCTAAATGGCTTATTGATTTAGCAACCCAGGCAGATACAAGCTCGATGGATTCATTGATTGATATAATGATAGGTCCACCAGAAAATAAAGATTTTTTTTCATCACCATTTAGACAGTTTTATTTTAGTAAAGAGAGATTTGAAACTGATCCGCGCAAATATCTACAATTCCTATCAAGCCTAAATACTTTTATAAACACCGTCCGTTCTTACTGTGCCAAGAGCAAAGCACCACGTATATCAGATTTACTAGACTGTGTAGATGTATATCAAAAAAATTGTCTTCCTATTACAGATACAAGCCCTTATTTAAGTGGAACAGAAGCTGTTACGCTTTTGGTGGCACATAAAGCAAAAGGGCTTGAATTTGATACTGTCTTTGTGATTAACTGCCAAAATAATATATGGGCAAAGTCACAAGGGGCAGACTTGATTGCATTTCCTAAAAATTTACCAATTGATTCATCTGGTGACACTTTTGATGATTATTTACGTATATTTTTTGTTGCGCTTACACGCGCTAAACACCATTTATATGTTACTAGTTACACTAGAGAGGAAAACGGAAAGGATGCCTTACAAGTTCCGTTCTTAGAACCAAATCTTTTTAAAGATTTTAAACACAATATTCTTGCACATCATCAAGAAACTACTCTATCGGATACGATTGCAACATTAGAAAACAATGTATTTCCAACGCTTGGGCCAATCGCGACAGATGAAAGGCCTGTTTTACAACCTCTGATAGATGAATATGCAATGAGTGTAACTCATTTAAATAACTTTCTCGATGTAACCAAGGGAGGGCCTTACTATTTTTTTGAACAAAATTTTCTTCATTTTCCGCAAGCAAAAAGCGCTTCCATGGCATATGGAACAGCAATGCATAAAACTACGGAGTCTATATATGCGTACTTGAAAGAAAAAAATTTCTTACCCACACTTCAGGAGGTTGATTTAATGTTAAGTGAAAAAATGGAAAAAGAAGCGATGAGCGAATTAGATTTAACCAAATATTTAGAAAAGGGGAAAGATGCTTGGAAAGTATACTTTGATGTTGCTATAAAACATTTTGATGTTTCTCATTGGATAGAAACTGACTTCAAATTACAGCACGTTATGATAGATAAAGCCCAAATTACCGGAAAAATAGATAAAATAATACCTAATGAAGAAGAAAAGTTACTAGAAGTTTACGATTTTAAAACAGGAAAATATCACCGAGACTGGGATGGAAAGGATATATATAAAAAAATTCAATTATACAGTTATAAAAGACAGTTGATGTTTTATAAATTATTGATAGAAGGCTCACGTGATTATTCAAAGTATACAGTACATAGGGGGTGTCTGGAATTTCTAACGCCAACAATGGATAATGAAATAGTGGTTCTACCATACGATATCACGGATGAAGATGTTGAAAGATTGAAAAAAATAATTATTGCGGTGTATAAAAAGATACAGCGTTTAGATTTTCCAGATGTAAGCAAATATGAACAATCGCTCGAGGGTATAGTTATGTTTGAAAACGATCTAATTGCCGGAAATATTTAA
- a CDS encoding AAA domain-containing protein, which yields MNKNISRIQIVESIPRFIKAVGNYFMDFLETDFHKRKLPRRNIELHNEKGLLTGVNLNKYPSFYKVAYKLVNNCFNSDVLNSVQKGVYKADIPKSLLDLIKKQVNKVSNAEILNLTKEIDEAVHQSALKYKDDYLQAFNSVMEDADRVFKRRIVLDLVKSIEKSLQNTKLADENAIFQIEEELTDILKNKIKDVVSEGLKQLLSGEKTSIKNLLKDVLDLEEVRTSLTKFFDMFKVSDLFNDLHELYQNYKIEDKKEFYFYFYDISYQKNKYPIFYIPFSIERKSDEFSIVFDSQIYINKKALAYIVQEYNRERDRKGSLQTIDDRIIYLADHTDDLNLILQQTITEITNFFGLEENIFVAKPDIQTSKNLYISLSTNVYVALFDKSDEALLNDYEDILNAPEGSPLMNGFKILIEDFINKNPVSIQIPIADEWDGKSVGERLVCKSPIPLNSEQQQILSAINNNQSKYVLVEGPPGTGKSHTITAIVFDTILKGNSVLVLSDKKEALDVVEKNIINTLNKVRVDEKFQNPLLRLGKTGNTYNQLLTQSSIDGITEQFRVVKSKYPNLNEQIDIAITALRNGVEKQIGAYKKISLADVNELVSLKQHFDENGFCIDIDEAINNPDSVVELTKIRSILLNLKKQINTNKKISFNFNFKKELNEESSTNLESIISALEDIRELVTDNPQFLEVKLLISYQKIVQENKPNVEKLIGGLEDVFEIVDILTKNKKYTDLIGIQKNKFNSLAVLKDVTQYTLKLKEMLVKVKYFAKDTLPLLNFFKQSSELDAVDLEQYIDSAKQLKRGLFGYLGKGKEVHELNQNFRKKFPLSKFEDPHKNLKDLESILAIYKYILELKKEVPTCEYDDCVDIIVSLLKKEDLFFSDEQLDRLHKLVESLSKVEKNIEDLKSDIKDATLQELKNIATIFEINSLYEELGELMASEKELLDLNIDLEKNKNLEVLIQKSNLDRLIIEIKTCKEYVDTLLEINDDMAYIKGSSDTHEKTFFLAGIKNTSFNSLYENKLTEISDLEFEKLLRLITLHQGLTYDFDIIKDLNYRDATKQIENIVTMQMTYLMDGRFVDFTSNNKADAQSLRRVIKNKMQFPKEQFSKLKNAFPCILAGIRDYAEYIPLVPEIFDLVIIDEASQVSIAQAFPALLRAKKIVVLGDNLQFSNVKSALARGDINQQHLAGLKDVFLKTISNETDKVVRLEKFNIKVSILDFLGFINNYRTSLKKHFRGYRELISYSNKFFYKNSLQVMKVRGVPISSVIKFSQVEHDGLEEAIKNTNVPEINFIISELKTLKEQGKSCSVGIITPHTNQQGLLYEKISSLPEADYFFDVLKLKIMTFDTCQGEEMDIVLYSMVATKADDKLNYVFSTNLENIDLDDDEGKIKAQRLNVGLSRAKECMHFVLSKPIDQYTGTVKEFLQHYKNTLVEGQKEFDSSAVDNNSEMEPLVLNWFYQTKFWEENKGTAEIIPQFELGKYLKQLDNSYKHPNYRVDFLLVYNDNDGFQHKIIIEYDGFLEHFGRSMEVVNGGNYQEYYSPEDVYRQHVLEGYGYKFIRINKFNLGEDPITTLDSRIQNIVKKKLQTTR from the coding sequence ATGAATAAGAATATATCCAGGATACAAATTGTTGAATCCATACCCCGCTTCATAAAGGCGGTTGGTAATTATTTTATGGATTTTCTCGAGACGGACTTTCATAAAAGAAAATTACCACGTAGGAATATTGAACTTCATAATGAAAAAGGTTTACTTACTGGTGTTAATCTGAACAAGTATCCGAGTTTTTATAAAGTGGCTTATAAACTCGTAAATAACTGTTTCAATAGTGATGTTTTGAATTCAGTTCAAAAAGGCGTATACAAGGCAGATATACCTAAATCACTGCTTGACTTAATAAAAAAGCAGGTGAATAAAGTTTCTAATGCTGAAATTTTAAATCTAACGAAGGAAATTGATGAGGCGGTTCATCAGTCCGCCCTCAAATACAAGGATGATTACTTGCAGGCGTTTAATTCGGTTATGGAAGACGCAGACAGGGTCTTCAAACGACGTATTGTGTTGGACTTGGTGAAAAGTATTGAAAAATCACTGCAGAATACTAAGCTTGCCGACGAGAATGCAATATTCCAAATAGAGGAAGAACTTACGGATATTTTAAAAAATAAAATTAAAGATGTTGTTTCAGAGGGGCTTAAACAGTTATTGAGCGGAGAGAAAACAAGTATAAAAAATCTTCTCAAGGATGTACTTGATCTTGAAGAAGTTCGTACTAGTTTAACCAAGTTTTTTGACATGTTTAAAGTTTCTGATTTATTTAATGATTTACATGAGTTATATCAGAATTATAAGATTGAAGACAAGAAAGAATTTTATTTTTATTTTTATGACATTAGTTATCAAAAAAACAAGTATCCAATTTTTTATATACCTTTTTCGATCGAACGAAAAAGTGATGAATTTTCTATAGTATTCGATTCACAAATATATATAAACAAGAAAGCACTCGCTTACATTGTACAGGAATATAATCGTGAACGTGATAGGAAAGGTTCTCTTCAGACGATAGATGATAGAATAATTTATCTTGCTGATCATACAGATGACCTTAATCTTATTTTGCAACAAACAATTACGGAAATAACCAATTTTTTTGGCCTCGAAGAGAATATTTTTGTAGCAAAGCCAGATATACAGACCAGCAAGAATTTATATATATCTTTAAGTACAAATGTGTATGTGGCTCTTTTCGATAAATCTGATGAGGCTTTACTAAATGATTATGAGGACATATTAAATGCACCTGAAGGTAGCCCTTTAATGAATGGTTTTAAAATACTGATAGAAGATTTTATTAATAAGAATCCCGTGTCTATTCAGATACCTATTGCAGACGAGTGGGATGGAAAAAGCGTGGGTGAACGTCTGGTTTGTAAAAGTCCTATTCCTCTTAATAGTGAACAACAACAGATTCTCTCAGCCATCAATAATAATCAGTCTAAATACGTGCTTGTCGAGGGTCCCCCAGGAACAGGTAAAAGCCATACTATAACAGCAATTGTGTTTGATACAATTCTTAAAGGAAACTCCGTCTTAGTTCTTTCTGACAAAAAAGAAGCTCTAGACGTTGTGGAGAAAAATATTATTAATACCCTCAACAAAGTGCGGGTTGATGAAAAATTTCAGAACCCTCTTTTAAGATTGGGAAAAACTGGTAATACATATAACCAATTACTTACGCAGTCTTCAATTGATGGAATAACAGAACAGTTCCGCGTGGTAAAGAGTAAATATCCAAATCTCAATGAGCAGATTGATATTGCGATTACTGCTTTAAGAAACGGAGTAGAAAAACAAATTGGGGCTTACAAGAAGATATCCCTTGCAGATGTAAATGAGTTAGTCTCATTAAAACAACATTTTGATGAAAACGGATTTTGTATTGATATTGATGAAGCTATTAATAACCCTGATTCAGTAGTTGAACTCACAAAAATTCGGAGCATTCTCCTAAATTTAAAAAAGCAAATTAATACAAATAAGAAAATATCATTTAATTTTAACTTCAAAAAAGAGCTTAATGAAGAAAGTTCAACGAACTTAGAATCAATTATTTCCGCACTTGAGGATATAAGAGAACTTGTTACTGATAATCCACAGTTTCTAGAAGTTAAGCTTCTGATTTCTTATCAAAAAATTGTACAAGAGAACAAACCTAATGTAGAAAAATTGATTGGGGGTCTTGAAGATGTTTTTGAAATAGTTGATATCCTCACGAAAAATAAGAAATACACAGATCTTATTGGCATTCAAAAAAATAAATTTAATAGTTTGGCTGTTTTAAAAGATGTAACACAGTATACCTTGAAATTGAAAGAAATGTTGGTCAAAGTTAAGTACTTTGCAAAAGACACTTTACCACTTTTAAATTTTTTTAAGCAATCATCCGAGTTGGATGCCGTAGATTTGGAACAGTATATTGATTCAGCCAAACAGTTAAAAAGAGGTTTATTTGGCTATTTAGGAAAAGGTAAAGAGGTTCATGAGTTAAATCAGAATTTCCGAAAAAAATTTCCTTTATCAAAATTTGAAGATCCACATAAAAATTTAAAGGACCTTGAATCGATCCTGGCTATTTATAAATATATATTAGAATTGAAAAAGGAAGTTCCTACTTGTGAGTATGATGACTGTGTGGATATTATAGTATCTCTTTTAAAGAAAGAAGATCTATTTTTTTCAGATGAGCAATTAGATCGTCTGCATAAATTAGTTGAGAGTTTATCGAAGGTAGAAAAAAATATTGAAGATTTAAAAAGCGACATAAAGGATGCAACTCTTCAAGAATTAAAAAATATTGCGACCATTTTTGAAATAAACTCATTATATGAAGAGTTGGGTGAACTGATGGCTTCAGAAAAGGAATTGTTGGACCTAAATATTGACCTGGAAAAGAATAAAAACCTTGAAGTTCTTATCCAAAAAAGTAATCTTGATAGACTTATAATTGAGATAAAGACGTGCAAAGAATATGTAGATACTCTTTTGGAGATTAATGATGATATGGCATATATTAAGGGATCGTCTGATACTCATGAAAAAACTTTCTTTCTTGCTGGAATCAAAAATACTTCTTTCAATTCTTTGTATGAAAATAAGCTTACTGAGATATCGGACCTTGAATTCGAGAAATTACTTCGTTTAATAACTCTTCACCAGGGACTAACATATGATTTTGATATCATTAAGGATTTGAATTACAGGGATGCAACAAAACAAATTGAAAATATCGTAACAATGCAAATGACTTATTTAATGGATGGAAGATTTGTGGATTTCACTAGCAATAACAAAGCTGATGCACAATCACTTAGGCGAGTGATTAAAAATAAGATGCAATTTCCTAAGGAACAATTTTCCAAATTAAAAAATGCTTTTCCTTGTATTTTGGCCGGCATTCGTGATTATGCCGAATACATACCGTTAGTACCGGAAATATTTGATTTGGTTATAATTGATGAAGCATCACAGGTGAGTATAGCCCAAGCCTTCCCGGCTCTCTTAAGAGCAAAAAAAATTGTAGTGCTTGGCGACAATCTTCAATTTAGTAACGTAAAATCAGCGTTGGCACGAGGAGATATAAACCAACAACATCTTGCAGGTTTGAAAGACGTATTTTTAAAAACCATTTCCAATGAAACAGACAAGGTAGTCCGTTTGGAAAAATTTAATATTAAAGTTTCAATACTCGATTTTTTAGGTTTTATTAATAACTACCGCACCAGTCTTAAAAAACATTTCCGTGGATATAGAGAACTTATTTCCTATTCAAATAAATTCTTCTACAAAAATAGTCTACAGGTCATGAAAGTTCGTGGCGTACCGATTAGTTCTGTAATCAAATTTTCACAAGTTGAACATGACGGGTTAGAAGAAGCTATCAAGAATACAAATGTACCTGAAATTAATTTTATTATTTCCGAACTGAAAACACTTAAGGAACAGGGAAAAAGTTGTTCGGTGGGTATTATTACACCCCACACTAACCAGCAAGGGTTATTATATGAAAAGATAAGCAGCTTGCCGGAAGCAGATTATTTTTTTGATGTATTAAAACTCAAAATAATGACCTTTGATACATGTCAGGGAGAAGAAATGGACATTGTTTTATATTCGATGGTAGCTACCAAGGCAGATGATAAATTGAATTATGTCTTTTCCACTAACCTTGAAAATATCGATCTGGACGATGATGAGGGTAAAATTAAGGCTCAGCGTCTTAATGTCGGTTTAAGTCGTGCTAAGGAGTGTATGCACTTCGTCCTCAGTAAACCTATAGATCAGTACACAGGAACGGTGAAAGAATTTCTCCAGCATTACAAAAATACTTTGGTTGAAGGTCAAAAAGAGTTTGATTCAAGTGCAGTAGATAATAATTCTGAAATGGAACCCCTCGTGCTTAATTGGTTTTATCAAACAAAATTTTGGGAAGAAAACAAAGGAACCGCTGAAATAATTCCACAGTTTGAGTTGGGCAAATATTTGAAACAACTTGATAATAGTTATAAACATCCAAATTATAGAGTTGATTTTTTATTAGTGTATAACGATAATGATGGATTTCAACACAAGATTATTATTGAGTATGATGGTTTCCTTGAACATTTTGGACGTTCAATGGAAGTGGTTAATGGGGGAAATTATCAAGAATATTATTCGCCTGAAGATGTGTATCGGCAACATGTTCTTGAGGGTTACGGTTATAAATTTATAAGGATAAACAAATTTAATCTGGGTGAAGATCCTATAACAACTCTTGATTCAAGAATACAAAATATAGTAAAAAAAAAACTTCAAACCACGAGATAA